The proteins below come from a single Oncorhynchus keta strain PuntledgeMale-10-30-2019 chromosome 1, Oket_V2, whole genome shotgun sequence genomic window:
- the LOC118370770 gene encoding RNA-binding protein 7-like isoform X2, translated as MGVADEADRTLFVGNLDPKVTEELLFELFLQAGPMFKVKIPKDNDGKQKAFGFVCFKHEVSVPYGMNLLNGATLFGRTLKVQFRAGSSHINSPGNSQNQSSVNTPNPHGAGGRYDKSPDQGSIQRTFSSPDSLQRQAMMQQLLGVNGGFPAGGIGLLGQPPPQQLQSGGGGGSWQRDSSSPRGNRQGYQQDSGRDQRYPGGSETGSNRHHRSQRDDQRGEHYHHDDRSGSSGGGRSRDDRWRDSSRDGRWRRY; from the exons ATGGGAGTAGCGGATGAAGCAGACCGGACTCTCTTTGTTGGAAATTTGGATCCAAAAGTGACGGAAGAACTTTTATTCGAGCTCTTTTTACAG GCAGGACCTATGTTCAAAGTGAAAATTCCAAAAGACAATGATGGAAAACAGAAAGCGTTTGGTTTTGTCTGTTTCAAGCATGAGGTGTCTGTGCCCTATGGCATGAACCTGCTCAATGGGGCAACTCTATTTGGAAGAACTCTCAAAGTACAGTTCAGAGCAG GGAGCAGTCACATTAACAGCCCGGGGAACTCCCAGAATCAAAGCTCTGTGAATACTCCCAATCCACATGGGGCTGGGGGCAG ATATGACAAGAGCCCAGACCAGGGGTCCATCCAGAGGACCTTCTCCTCTCCTGATAGTCTGCAGAGACAGGCAATG ATGCAGCAGCTCCTGGGCGTAAATGGAGGTTTCCCAGCCGGCGGCATCGGGCTTCTGGGGCAGCCACCACCACAGCAGCTACagagtggtggaggtggtgggtccTGGCAACGGGACAGCTCCTCACCTCGAGGCAACAGGCAGGGGTACCAGCAGGACAGCGGCAGGGACCAGCGCTACCCAGGAGGCTCTGAAACTGGCTCCAACCGGCACCACCGCAGCCAGCGGGATGACCAGCGAGGTGAACACTATCACCATGATGACAGGAGCGGGAGCAGCGGAGGTGGCCGTAGCAGAGATGACAGGTGGAGGGACAGCTCCAGAGATGGTCGGTGGAGACGATACTGA
- the LOC118370770 gene encoding RNA-binding protein 7-like isoform X1, with product MGVADEADRTLFVGNLDPKVTEELLFELFLQAGPMFKVKIPKDNDGKQKAFGFVCFKHEVSVPYGMNLLNGATLFGRTLKVQFRAGSSHINSPGNSQNQSSVNTPNPHGAGGRYDKSPDQGSIQRTFSSPDSLQRQAMMNNMWQMQQLLGVNGGFPAGGIGLLGQPPPQQLQSGGGGGSWQRDSSSPRGNRQGYQQDSGRDQRYPGGSETGSNRHHRSQRDDQRGEHYHHDDRSGSSGGGRSRDDRWRDSSRDGRWRRY from the exons ATGGGAGTAGCGGATGAAGCAGACCGGACTCTCTTTGTTGGAAATTTGGATCCAAAAGTGACGGAAGAACTTTTATTCGAGCTCTTTTTACAG GCAGGACCTATGTTCAAAGTGAAAATTCCAAAAGACAATGATGGAAAACAGAAAGCGTTTGGTTTTGTCTGTTTCAAGCATGAGGTGTCTGTGCCCTATGGCATGAACCTGCTCAATGGGGCAACTCTATTTGGAAGAACTCTCAAAGTACAGTTCAGAGCAG GGAGCAGTCACATTAACAGCCCGGGGAACTCCCAGAATCAAAGCTCTGTGAATACTCCCAATCCACATGGGGCTGGGGGCAG ATATGACAAGAGCCCAGACCAGGGGTCCATCCAGAGGACCTTCTCCTCTCCTGATAGTCTGCAGAGACAGGCAATG ATGAACAACATGTGGCAGATGCAGCAGCTCCTGGGCGTAAATGGAGGTTTCCCAGCCGGCGGCATCGGGCTTCTGGGGCAGCCACCACCACAGCAGCTACagagtggtggaggtggtgggtccTGGCAACGGGACAGCTCCTCACCTCGAGGCAACAGGCAGGGGTACCAGCAGGACAGCGGCAGGGACCAGCGCTACCCAGGAGGCTCTGAAACTGGCTCCAACCGGCACCACCGCAGCCAGCGGGATGACCAGCGAGGTGAACACTATCACCATGATGACAGGAGCGGGAGCAGCGGAGGTGGCCGTAGCAGAGATGACAGGTGGAGGGACAGCTCCAGAGATGGTCGGTGGAGACGATACTGA